From the genome of Phycicoccus duodecadis:
CGGCGCCTTGCGTCGCGGGCTGGCCAGCGCCTTGTTGCCGAGGCCGCCGCGCCCGCCCTGGGCCAGCGTGAAGCGGGTGTCGTGCCCCACCAGGTCGGCCAGCACCTCGCCGGCGGCGTCCTTGACGACGGTCCCTTCGGGGACCGAGAGCACCAGGTCGGCGCCGTCGGCGCCGTTGCGCTCGTCGCCGGCGCCGGGGCGGCCGTTCTCGGCCCGGCGGTGCGGCGTGTGGTGGTAGTCGAGCAGCGTCGTGGCCTGCGGGTCGACGGCCAGGACGACCGAGCCGCCCCGCCCGCCGTTGCCCCCGTCGGGGCCGCCGAGCGGCTTGAACTTCTCGCGCTTGACCGACGCGACCCCGTGCCCGCCGTTGCCGGCGGAGACGTGGAGGACGACGCGGTCGACGAAGGTCGCCATCGGTACTGCTCCTGACTGCTGGGGATGCGTGAGGGGCGGGCCGAATCGCGGCCCGCCCCTCACGACGTGGTGCGTGGTGCCGGGCGAGGCCCGGCGTCGCGTCAGCGCGCGGCGGTCTCCACCGGCGTGATGTTGACGGTCTTGCGACCGCGCTTGGCGCCGAAGGTCACCGCACCCGCGACGAGCGCGAACAGGGTGTCGTCGCCGCCGCGGCCGACGCCGTCGCCGGGGTGGAAGTGCGTGCCGCGCTGGCGGACGATGATCTCGCCGGCCTTGACAACCTGGCCGCCGTAGCGCTTGACGCCGAGGTACTGGGCGTTGCTGTCACGACCGTTGCGAGTCGAGGACGCACCCTTCTTGTGTGCCATGTCTGTTCAGTCCTGTCCGTGAGGTCCGAGCGCGGGGCTCAGGCGTCGATCGCCGTGATCTTGACCTGGGTGAGCGGCTGGCGGTGGCCCTGCCGCTTGCGGTACCCGGTCTTGTTCTTGTACTTCAGGATCGTGATCTTCGGCCCCTTGGCGGCCTTGACCACCTCGGCCGTGACCTTGACCTTCGCGAGCTTGGAGGCATCGCTCGTGACCGTCCCGCCGTCGACGACGAGCAGCGGCTGCAGCTGGATCTCGTCACCGGCGACACCGGAGGTCTTGTCGATGAGCAGGACGTCGCCGACGGAGACCTTCTCCTGGCGACCACCCGCGCGCACAATCGCGTACACGTTCGATCTCACTTCCTGTTCGGGCGCGCTCTCTAGGACCGGCCGGTCGCTACCCCGTGGACGACACGGGACACCGACGCGGTGGGCGCACCGACCTCCAAGAGTACCGGCGGGCGGGGCGGCGCCCAAATCTCGGGGGCGCCGCCCGCCCGGGGTCAGCTCTGCGGGGTGCTGAGGGTGTCGTCGGGCGCGCCCGACGACTCGACGGGCGGGGGCGGGCCGGCGGGTGCGACGACCCGGCCACGCTTGCGGCGGGGGCGCCCCGTGGTGATCGGTGCG
Proteins encoded in this window:
- the rpmA gene encoding 50S ribosomal protein L27, translated to MAHKKGASSTRNGRDSNAQYLGVKRYGGQVVKAGEIIVRQRGTHFHPGDGVGRGGDDTLFALVAGAVTFGAKRGRKTVNITPVETAAR
- the rplU gene encoding 50S ribosomal protein L21; its protein translation is MYAIVRAGGRQEKVSVGDVLLIDKTSGVAGDEIQLQPLLVVDGGTVTSDASKLAKVKVTAEVVKAAKGPKITILKYKNKTGYRKRQGHRQPLTQVKITAIDA